The Bradyrhizobium sp. CCBAU 051011 DNA segment GAATCCGCCTATGAGATGCTGCAGAAGCGCGTCGCCGGAACGGCGGCGCCTGCGGACGCAGCGAATGGCGGCGGAGGCGGAGGAATCCTCGGCCAGATCGGTTCGATCGTCGGCACGATCTTCGGCACCAACGTCAGGCGCGGCAGGCTGTCGACCGGCCAGGTCATTGCGCGAGATGTCACTCGTTCAGTTACCAACAAGGTGGTCGGCGGCATCGTCGCCGATCTCGGTAAATCGGTCGGCGGATCGCTCGGCAGTTCAGTCGGACGCGCACTGGTGCGCGGCGCGCTCGGCGGATTGCTGCGGCGGTAAGGCTACATTCGACGCCAACAACAAGGCCCGCAGCCAAGGGCAACTCAGGATAGTCAGCCATGTCCAATGCCAAGATCCAGCCGGTCCTCGATCATATCGACGCCGATTTCAACAACAGCCTCGAGCGGCTGTTTGCGCTGTTGCGGATCAAGTCGATCTCGGCCGATCCGGCCTTCGCCGGCGATTGCAAGGCGGCCGCCGATCATCTGGCGAAGGATATTGCGACGCTGGGCTTCAAGGCGGAGGTGAGGCCGACGGCGGGGCATCCCGCGATCGTCGCCAAGATGAATGGGAGCACGAACGGCAGCACCGACGGCCGTCCGCATGTATTGTTCTACGGGCATTATGACGTGCAGCCGGTCGATCCGCTCAATCTGTGGCACCGTCCGCCGTTCGAGCCTGTCGTCACCGATCATGCCGACGGCCGCAAGATCATCGTGGCGCGCGGCGCGGAGGACGACAAGGGCCAGTTGATGACCTTCGTCGAGGCTTGCCGGGCCTGGAAGAAGGTCACGGGATCGCTGCCGGTCGACGTCACCATCATCATCGAGGGCGAGGAGGAAATCGGATCGAAGAATTTCGTGCCGTTCCTTGAAGCGAACAAGACCGACCTCGAGGCAGACTTCGCCCTCGTTTGCGACACCAGCATGTGGGACCAGAACACGCCAGCGATTACGACCTCGCTGCGCGGGCTCGTCTATGACGAGGTCAAGATCAAGGCCGCCAATCGCGACCTGCATTCCGGCATTTTTGGCGGCGGCGCGCGCAACCCGATCCGGGTGCTGACCAACATTCTTGGCGGCCTGCACGACGAGAACGGCCACATCACCATTCCCGGTTTCTACGACGGCGTGAAGGATTTGCCGCCGGATATCCTGGCGCAGTGGAAGGAGCTCAACCTCACGCCGGAGTCGTTCCTGAAGCCGATCGGCCTCTCGCTTCCAGCCGGCGAGAAGGACCGGTTGCTGATCGAGCAGGTCTCCTCGCGCCCGACCTGTGACATCAACGGCATCATCGGCGGCTACACCGGCGAAGGCTCCAAGACCGTGATCCCGGCGGAAGCTTCCGCAAAAGTTTCGTTCCGGCTGGTCGAAGGACAGAACCCGGAAAAGATCCGAAGCGCCTTCCGCGACTTTGTGCGGGCGCGCGTGCCCGCCGACTGCACGGCCGAATTCACCGACCATTCCAACGCGCCGGCGATCGCGCTCGACTGGAACATGAAGCCGCTGGCCGCCGCCAAGCGCGCGCTGACGGACGAGTGGGGCAAGGAGGCGCTGCTGATCGGTTCGGGCGCCTCGATCCCGATCGTGGCGGACTTCAAGCGCACGCTCGGCCTCGATACCGTGCTGGTCGGATTCGGCCTCGACGACGACAACATCCATTCGCCGAACGAGAAGTACGATCTGAAGAGCTACCACAAGGGCATCCGCTCCTGGGCCCGGATTTTGGGAGCGTTCGCGGAGGCGAAGTAGCAGACAAGACAGCGTAGGGTGGGCAAAGGCGCACTTGCGCCGTGCCCACCACCTCTCACTCGCTTGGAACATGATGGGCACGCTTCGCTTTGCCCGCCCTACGATTCCGGAAAATAAAAACGCCGCCCGGGATTGGGCGGCGTTTTGATTCCAGACGTGTAGAGGGTGTGTGACTGATAGTTTAGCGCATCCATGCGGCCCGTCCAACGGATATGTCCCGCTGGACCCTCACTCCACGGGGTAGGGCCCCTCGTCAAAAACGCGATCGTGATAACCCTTGCTGCCTATCTCGCGCGCGAGTGGACTGCGGATGTCATCGTCGGTCCGCAGCCGCGCAATCAGCGCGCGGAAATCATGGCGCGGTTGCCAGCCGAGTTCGGCGCGTGCGCGGTCGTTGACATAGACGCGATCGATGCCTGGGATCATCGTCCAGCCACGCCATGCATATTCGGCCTCATACTCAGGCACGCAGCGGCGGACCACAAGCGGCGCGTTGTTGCGCAGTTCGGCGGTGTCATGACGCGAGAACGGCGTGGTGGCGCTGATGATATATTTCGCGAAGCCGGCCGATGGCGCGTGCTGCGCCGCCAAGAGATGCGCGCTGACGACGTCCTCGATGTCGACGCGGCGATAGAGGAACTCGTTGGTTTTGGCGTTGGCGTCGCTAAAGGCCTCGCGTATCGCGCGATTGTCGTCCTCTTCGGGGAAGAAGCGCGAGGTGCGCAGCACGATCGCGCGAAGCGAATGATTGCGCGCGAAAAGCTGGCACAGATCCTCCGCAGCCGCCTTGGTGACGCCATAGATATTTTTCGGCACCGCCGTGACGTCTTCGGTGATCCAGGCCGCTGGCTCGCCCGGCGGCGGCACCAGCGCGTCGCCGAAGACACTTGTAGTGCTGGTATAGACGAACGCCGAGACACCGGCTGCCGCGGCCTCTTCGAGCAGGTTGAGCGTGCCCGTGATGTTGACGTCGACGAAGTCCTGCCGGCTGTGGGTCGCCACATGCGGCTTGTGCAGCGTCGCGGCGTGCAGCACGGTCGTGGCGCCCCTCATGCAGCGGCGCACGAACGCCCGGTCAGCGATCGAGCCTGTGTGACGCGTGAACGCGCCGGGCAGAATGTCGATGCCAATGGCCTCGCACCGCTGCGCCTGCAGGGTACGCATCAGCGCCTCGCCCAAATGGCCGGAACTGCCGGTCACCAGCACCGTCACGCTGCTACAACCTTTCGCGCGCTATAGCGTTTTCGAGCGAAATGGACGCCGGTTCGCGTCAAGAAAACGCGTCAAAGGAAGAATCTAGAGTCCGGCTCAGGTCTTGTAGCTCGGATCGATCCGATCGAGTTTTCGCAACAGCGGCGGCCACACCAATTGGGTCGAGCGCCGCTCCGCGAAATCGGCATTGCTGAACAGTTGTTCGTTCTTGTCGATCACCGCCTGTTCGATCGGGTAGGCGGTGGGACCCAGCATGCGGGTGCGCACCTGCATCGTGCAGGCCCGTTCCAGATGGTACATGCGCTCGAAGGCGGAGGCGACCGAACGGCCGACGGTGAGCGTCCCGTGATTGCGTAGCAGCATGTGGTTCTTGTTGCCGAGGTCCTTCTGCAAGCGCGGGCGCTCATCATGGTCCAGCGCCACGCCTTCGTAATCGTGATAGGCGAGGTCGTGGGTGACGAATTGCGCGGTCTGATTCATCGGCAGCAGACCCTCCAGGCAGCTTGCGACCGCCGTTCCGTCGGGCGTGTGGAGATGAAGCACGCAGCCGGCATCCTCGCGCACCTCATGAATGGCCGAATGGATGGTGAAGCCCGCCGGATTGATGCTGTACTCGCTTTCGCTGAGCTGGTTGCCGTGGAGATCGACCTTCACCAGGCTCGACGCCGTGATTTCCTCGAACATCAGCCCGTAAGGGTTGATCAGGAAGTGATGGTCGGGGCCGGGCACGCGCGCCGAGATGTGGGTGTCGACCAGATCGTCCCAGCCATAGAGGGCGACGAGGCGATAGCAGGCGGCGAGGTTGATCCGCTGGTTCCACTCAGCCTCCGTCATGCCGGATGGAACCTGCTTCAGGCGAGCTTCGGCTGGCGACATGATCGTTGCTCTCGATGCTGATTGATTTGCCGCAAAGCCTAACGCCCCCCTAATCTCGCGACAAGTCGCTGATGACCTCGGCGCGACAACTTGCCGTTATCCTGCACATTGGAAAAATCTGGTAGGGAAGTGACGTGGACAGGAAGGGATCGATCGGGTGCCGGTCAGATTGAGATTGTTGCTGCTGCCGTTGGCAGCCGCAATTCTTCCTTCCTCCGGATTTGCGTGTTCGTTTGTCAGCGTGGAGGCGTCCACCAAGGCGGCGCTTGCAACGTCAGCCCTTTACTGGGCCATATCAATCCTGCTTGGCGGAATAATCATCTGCTTTGAGATCTTTCAAAGACGCTGGCCATTCATCTCGATCGTCACTGCGGCGCTCTTGATCTCTCATCCCCACAGGACCGTTCGACCGGTCTATTGGCCTGATTGCAATTTCATCAATGTCCAAATGTCTCAAGCGGTGCTAGCTGCGCTTCTGGCCATACTTGCGTACCGGGTACTGGGAATGTTGCTTGCGTACCGCAGAAGCAAGCGCAGCACAGCCTAGCCCATGGAGCCTGGAACCTCGTTCTACGGCGCTGGAATCGCCAGCAACGTCGAGATGGCGCGGCCGCGGATATCGTAGACGCGGGCGAACACGACATCATCACGCTTGATTTCCACCATGACCGGCGCGGTAAGGCCCTTGCAGTAGAACTCGCCCAGCGTCATCGCGAAGTCGGCAGACTGGCTGTCCCAGCCGATCGTGAAGTCGGGGCCGAGCGCGACCTGCGCCGGCCGCTGCGGGCCACACACCGCGACCTTCCATTTGCGCCCGGCCGGAGCCACTTCCTGGCGCTCTACCAGTTCGTCGCGCAGACCGTCGGACGCCTGCTTCAGCGCCAGACCCCAATAGTCCAGCATGAAGTAATTGTCGGCGGCTCGCACCGTGCCGGCGATGTGGTTGAAGTGGGTGTATTCGTAGGGGTGCAGGCGGATCATTTCGCTGAGCGGCAACAGCAGGCCGAACGTGAACACCGCCAGCGCGGCAGGTTGCCAGCGGCGGTGGTTGTCCTTGAGCCAGTTCATGCCCCAGGCGAACGATACGCCGGCGAGCACCGCCATTGGCGGAATGACGAAAACGAAATGCCGGATGCCGTTGTAGAGTGCCGGCCGCTTCACCATCGCGATCACCAGCGGCAAGGTCGCCGCCAGAGTCAGCATCAGGAATATGGTCTTGCGGCGAGCCGTCACGTCCACACGCGACAGCGACATGAAGGTCCCGACGATG contains these protein-coding regions:
- a CDS encoding M20/M25/M40 family metallo-hydrolase, translated to MSNAKIQPVLDHIDADFNNSLERLFALLRIKSISADPAFAGDCKAAADHLAKDIATLGFKAEVRPTAGHPAIVAKMNGSTNGSTDGRPHVLFYGHYDVQPVDPLNLWHRPPFEPVVTDHADGRKIIVARGAEDDKGQLMTFVEACRAWKKVTGSLPVDVTIIIEGEEEIGSKNFVPFLEANKTDLEADFALVCDTSMWDQNTPAITTSLRGLVYDEVKIKAANRDLHSGIFGGGARNPIRVLTNILGGLHDENGHITIPGFYDGVKDLPPDILAQWKELNLTPESFLKPIGLSLPAGEKDRLLIEQVSSRPTCDINGIIGGYTGEGSKTVIPAEASAKVSFRLVEGQNPEKIRSAFRDFVRARVPADCTAEFTDHSNAPAIALDWNMKPLAAAKRALTDEWGKEALLIGSGASIPIVADFKRTLGLDTVLVGFGLDDDNIHSPNEKYDLKSYHKGIRSWARILGAFAEAK
- a CDS encoding NAD(P)-dependent oxidoreductase, producing the protein MTVLVTGSSGHLGEALMRTLQAQRCEAIGIDILPGAFTRHTGSIADRAFVRRCMRGATTVLHAATLHKPHVATHSRQDFVDVNITGTLNLLEEAAAAGVSAFVYTSTTSVFGDALVPPPGEPAAWITEDVTAVPKNIYGVTKAAAEDLCQLFARNHSLRAIVLRTSRFFPEEDDNRAIREAFSDANAKTNEFLYRRVDIEDVVSAHLLAAQHAPSAGFAKYIISATTPFSRHDTAELRNNAPLVVRRCVPEYEAEYAWRGWTMIPGIDRVYVNDRARAELGWQPRHDFRALIARLRTDDDIRSPLAREIGSKGYHDRVFDEGPYPVE
- a CDS encoding class II aldolase/adducin family protein, with the translated sequence MSPAEARLKQVPSGMTEAEWNQRINLAACYRLVALYGWDDLVDTHISARVPGPDHHFLINPYGLMFEEITASSLVKVDLHGNQLSESEYSINPAGFTIHSAIHEVREDAGCVLHLHTPDGTAVASCLEGLLPMNQTAQFVTHDLAYHDYEGVALDHDERPRLQKDLGNKNHMLLRNHGTLTVGRSVASAFERMYHLERACTMQVRTRMLGPTAYPIEQAVIDKNEQLFSNADFAERRSTQLVWPPLLRKLDRIDPSYKT